The proteins below come from a single Rhinolophus ferrumequinum isolate MPI-CBG mRhiFer1 chromosome 8, mRhiFer1_v1.p, whole genome shotgun sequence genomic window:
- the LOC117025674 gene encoding pre-mRNA-splicing regulator WTAP-like — MTNKGFKMTNEEPLPKKVRLSETDFKVMARDELILRWKQYEAYVQALEGKYTDLNSNDVTGLRESEEKLKQQQQESARRENILVMRLATKEQEMQECTTQIQYLKQVQQPSVAQLRSTMVDPAINLFFLKMKGELEQTKDKLEQAQNELSASKFTPDSQTGKKLMAKCRMLIQENQELGRQLSQGHIAQLEAELALQKKYSEELKSSQDELNDFIIQLDEEAEGMQSTILVLQQQLKETGQQLAQYQQQQSQAPAPSTSRTTASEPGGQAEATGKDCSWLANGPSNGSSSRQRTSGSGFHREGDTTEDDLPSSPGNGNKASNSSEERTGRGGSSYVNQLSAGYESVDSPTGSENSLTHHSNDTDSNHDPQEEKTVSGKGNRTAGSRHVQNGLDSSVNVQGSVL; from the coding sequence ATGACTAATAAAGGATTCAAGATGACCAACGAGGAACCTCTTCCCAAAAAGGTTCGACTGAGTGAAACAGACTTCAAAGTTATGGCACGAGACGAATTAATTCTGAGATGGAAACAGTATGAAGCATATGTGCAAGCTTTGGAGGGCAAGTACACAGATCTTAACTCTAATGATGTAACTGGCTTAAGGGAGtcagaagaaaaactaaagcaaCAACAGCAAGAGTCTGCACGCAGAGAAAACATCCTTGTAATGCGACTAGCAACCAAGGAGCAAGAGATGCAAGAGTGTACTACTCAAATCCAGTACCTGAAGCAAGTCCAGCAGCCTAGTGTGGCCCAACTGAGATCAACAATGGTGGACCCAGCCATCAActtgtttttcctaaaaatgaaagGTGAACTGGAACAGACTAAAGACAAACTGGAACAAGCCCAAAATGAACTGAGTGCCTCGAAGTTTACGCCTGATAGCCAAACAGGCAAAAAGTTAATGGCGAAGTGTCGAATGCTTATCCAGGAGAACCAAGAGCTTGGAAGGCAGCTGTCCCAGGGTCATATTGCACAGCTTGAAGCAGAGTTGGCTTTACAGAAGAAATATAGTGAGGAACTTAAAAGCAGTCAGGATGAACTAAATGACTTCATCATTCAACTTGACGAAGAAGCAGAGGGTATGCAGAGTACCATTCTAGTTCTTCAGCAACAACTGAAGGAGACAGGCCAACAGCTGGCTCAGTACCAACAACAGCAGTCTCAAGCCCCAGCCCCAAGTACCAGCAGGACTACAGCTTCTGAGCCTGGAGGACAGGCAGAGGCCACAGGTAAAGACTGCAGTTGGCTGGCCAACGGACCAAGTAATGGCAGTTCCTCCCGTCAGAGGACGTCTGGGTCTGGATTTCACAGGGAGGGGGACACAACTGAAGATGACTTGCCTTCTTCTCCAGGGAATGGTAATAAGGCCTCCAATAGCTCGGAGGAGAGAACTGGCAGAGGAGGTAGTAGTTACGTAAACCAACTCAGTGCGGGGTATGAAAGTGTAGACTCTCCCACGGGCAGTGAAAACTCTCTCACACACCACTCAAATGACACAGACTCCAATCATGACCCTCAAGAGGAGAAAACAGTGAGTGGGAAAGGTAACCGAACTGCAGGTTCCCGCCATGTTCAGAATGGCTTGGACTCAAGTGTCAATGTACAGGGTTcagttttgtaa